The following proteins are encoded in a genomic region of Oncorhynchus kisutch isolate 150728-3 linkage group LG6, Okis_V2, whole genome shotgun sequence:
- the LOC109892079 gene encoding glycerol-3-phosphate acyltransferase 4, translating to MGWFLLPFDNLLCIVLGISFTVGFSSLLVIVVPAVLGVSIGIRRLYMKSLLKVFEWATVRMERGAKEKNQHLYKPYSNGIIAKELSSLEQEIQELRASGTTLSSEPEFEMADIMYFCRRGVESIVDDEVTKRFSAQELESWNLLTRSNFNARHISLRLSVLWGLGLFIRYSFLLPLRVTLAASGIGLLVVLTTIVGFIPSGWLRTYLSEKIHLMSYRICVRSLTAIITYHNSENKPKNGGICVANHTTPIDVIILANDGCYSMVGQIHGGLIGVVQRAMVKSSPHIWFERSEVKDRHLVAERLSNHVADKTKHPILIFPEGTCINNTSVMMFKKGSFEIGCTVYPVAIKYDPRFGDAFWNSSKFGMVNYLLRMMSSWAIVCSVWYLPPMSREEGEDAVQFANRVKAAIATQGGLVDLLWDGGLKRGKVKNTFKEEQQKLYSKVLVGDQEDQGEDRPQEDEEELEEEDQIEDRPLEDYTPRPLEDCSLRLQEEEEERGSETPMKDQ from the exons ATGGGCTGGTTCCTCCTCCCATTTGATAACCTGCTGTGTATAGTCCTTGGCATATCCTTCACTGTGGGATTCAGCTCGCTGCTAGTCATAGTCGTGCCGGCCGTCCTTGGAGTGTCCATTGGGATCCGCAGACTGTACATGAAGAGTCTTCTCAAGGTCTTTGAG TGGGCTACTGTGCGGATGGAGAGAGGCGCAAAGGAGAAGAATCAACATCTTTATAAACCCTATAGTAATG gtaTCATAGCTAAAGAACTGTCCTCTCTGGAGCAGGAGATCCAGGAGCTCCGTGCCAGCGGCACCACTCTGAGCTCTGAGCCTGAGTTTGAGATGGCGGACATCATGTATTTCTGCCGGCGGGGGGTGGAGAGCATCGTGGATGACGAGGTGACCAAGCGCTTTTCTGCTCAGGAGCTGGAGTCCTGGAACCTGCTGACCCGCAGCAACTTCAACGCCCGCCACATCAGCCTGCGACTCAGCGTGCTCTGGGGACTGGGTCTCTTCATCCGCTATAGCTTCCTGCTGCCACTCAG GGTTACTCTGGCAGCCTCTGGTATTGGTCTGCTTGTGGTCTTGACTACCATAGTGGGCTTCATACCAAGCGGCTG GTTAAGGACGTACCTCAGTGAGAAGATTCATCTGATGTCTTATCGCATCTGTGTCCGATCCCTCACTGCCATCATCACCTATCACAACAG TGAGAACAAACCAAAGAATGGAGGCATCTGTGTGGCGAATCACACAACTCCCATTGACGTCATCATCCTGGCCAATGATGGCTGCTATTctatg GTTGGCCAGATCCATGGTGGTTTGATCGGGGTAGTCCAGAGAGCCATGGTGAAATCCAGCCCCCACATCTGGTTTGAGAGATCTGAAGTCAAAGACCGTCACCTTGTGGCCGAAAG GCTTAGCAATCATGTAGCAGACAAAACTAAACACCCCATCCTCATCTTCCCAGAGG GCACATGCATCAACAATACCTCAGTGATGATGTTCAAAAAGGGCAGCTTTGAGATAGGCTGTACTGTCTACCCTGTGGCCATTAAg TATGACCCTAGGTTTGGCGACGCGTTCTGGAACAGCAGTAAGTTTGGGATGGTCAACTACCTTCTGAGGATGATGAGCAGTTGGGCCATCGTCTGCAGTGTCTGGTACCTTCCACCTATGAGCAGAGAG GAGGGAGAGGATGCGGTGCAGTTTGCCAACAGAGTAAAAGCAGCCATCGCCACGCAGGGAGGACTGGTGGACCTGCTGTG GGATGGAGGGCTGAAACGAGGGAAGGTGAAAAATACGTTCAAAGAGGAGCAGCAGAAGCTGTACAGCAAGGTGCTGGTTGGAGACCAGGAGGACCAAGGTGAAGACAGACCACAGGAAGATGAAGAAGAATTAGAAGAGGAGGACCAAATTGAAGACAGACCACTTGAAGATTACACACCCAGACCACTGGAAGACTGCTCTCTGAGACtacaagaagaagaggaggagagaggctcaGAGACACCAATGAAGGACCAATGA